From Borrelia parkeri, one genomic window encodes:
- a CDS encoding P12 family lipoprotein codes for MKRSILSVCILALLCLLSCDINALNDLLNEVREKVLDESKDNKDLNHKQENQEQKEVVIDAFEEGVEIKQDMQVVPVAPVISVNADNVEKGMPMFYPYYSQEEIEIKEEDLTPSTDEEIKAQEEIENIKSALGDSGFQQLIIKNALEFKDRYELGRADFYDIMGKFQSERISLTKKRKENIEKIRKLTQLQNKFNDERSNLERLMNEVDSGFNELESAKYFFEKAEKTLRESMIERLRNKRRSYWSRKVDSDFLARQALREAENALKQLESSSVKLIEAMAKIKEIEELISEAKTVL; via the coding sequence ATGAAGAGAAGTATTTTATCAGTATGTATACTAGCATTATTATGTTTGTTATCATGTGATATCAATGCCCTTAATGATTTATTAAATGAAGTAAGGGAAAAAGTTTTAGATGAAAGCAAAGATAATAAAGATTTAAACCATAAACAAGAAAATCAGGAACAAAAAGAAGTTGTTATAGATGCTTTTGAAGAGGGTGTAGAAATAAAACAAGACATGCAGGTAGTGCCTGTAGCCCCAGTAATTTCTGTCAATGCAGATAATGTGGAAAAGGGAATGCCAATGTTCTATCCATACTATTCTCAAGAAGAAATAGAGATAAAAGAAGAGGACTTAACCCCAAGTACTGATGAAGAGATCAAAGCACAAGAAGAAATTGAAAATATAAAAAGTGCTCTTGGAGATTCTGGATTCCAGCAATTAATAATTAAGAATGCACTTGAGTTTAAAGATAGATATGAGCTAGGAAGAGCTGATTTTTATGATATAATGGGAAAATTTCAGAGTGAAAGAATATCACTAACCAAAAAGCGTAAGGAAAATATAGAAAAGATAAGAAAGTTAACTCAATTGCAAAATAAGTTCAATGATGAAAGATCGAATCTCGAGAGGCTTATGAATGAAGTCGATAGTGGATTTAATGAGCTAGAATCCGCAAAATATTTTTTTGAAAAAGCTGAAAAAACTTTAAGAGAATCTATGATTGAAAGATTGAGAAATAAACGTAGGAGTTACTGGTCAAGAAAAGTAGACAGTGATTTTTTAGCTAGACAGGCACTAAGAGAAGCAGAGAATGCGTTAAAACAATTAGAATCTTCTTCTGTGAAGTTAATTGAAGCAATGGCAAAGATAAAAGAAATAGAAGAACTTATTAGTGAGGCAAAAACTGTTCTATAG